In Pseudoduganella albidiflava, a single window of DNA contains:
- the nuoF gene encoding NADH-quinone oxidoreductase subunit NuoF: MTSLHDRHINPLILKDLNGDNWHLADYVKRGGYSALRRILEEKIPPEQIIAELKTSGLRGRGGAGFPTGLKWSFMPRQFPGQKYLVCNTDEGEPGTFKDRDIIRYNPHSLIEGMAIGAYAMGITVGYNYIHGEIFQDYLRFEEALEEARAEGFLGDRIMGSEFSFQLHAHHGYGAYICGEETALLESLEGKKGQPRFKPPFPASFGLYGKPTTINNTETFAAVPFILNIGAENYLGLGKPNNGGTKIFSISGDVERPGNYEVPLGTPFAKLMELAGGMRGGKKIKAVIPGGSSAPVIRGEIMMQTDLDYDSIAKAGSMLGSGAVIVMDETRCMVKALERLSYFYYEESCGQCTPCREGTGWMYRMIHRIEHGQGRQTDLDMLNSIADNIQGRTICALGDAAAMPVRAFIKQFREEFEYHVEHKHCLVPVSAF, translated from the coding sequence ATGACTTCCCTCCACGACCGCCACATCAATCCGCTGATCCTGAAGGACCTGAACGGCGACAACTGGCACCTGGCCGACTACGTGAAGCGTGGCGGCTATTCGGCGCTGCGCCGCATCCTGGAAGAAAAGATCCCGCCCGAGCAGATCATCGCCGAGCTGAAGACGTCCGGCCTGCGCGGCCGCGGCGGCGCGGGTTTCCCGACCGGCCTGAAGTGGAGCTTCATGCCGCGCCAGTTCCCGGGCCAGAAATACCTCGTCTGCAATACCGACGAAGGCGAGCCGGGCACGTTCAAGGACCGCGACATCATCCGCTACAACCCGCATTCGCTGATCGAAGGCATGGCCATCGGCGCGTATGCGATGGGCATCACCGTGGGCTACAACTACATCCACGGCGAGATCTTCCAGGACTACCTGCGCTTTGAAGAAGCGCTGGAAGAAGCCCGCGCCGAAGGCTTCCTGGGCGACCGGATCATGGGCAGCGAGTTCAGCTTCCAGCTGCACGCGCACCACGGCTACGGCGCCTACATCTGCGGCGAGGAAACCGCGCTGCTGGAATCGCTGGAAGGCAAGAAAGGCCAGCCGCGCTTCAAGCCGCCATTCCCGGCCTCGTTCGGCCTGTATGGCAAGCCGACCACGATCAACAACACGGAAACCTTCGCGGCCGTACCGTTCATCCTGAACATCGGCGCCGAGAACTACCTGGGCCTGGGCAAGCCGAACAACGGCGGCACGAAGATCTTCTCGATCTCCGGCGACGTGGAGCGTCCGGGCAACTACGAAGTTCCGCTCGGCACGCCGTTCGCGAAGCTGATGGAGCTGGCCGGCGGCATGCGCGGCGGCAAGAAGATCAAGGCCGTCATCCCGGGTGGTTCGTCCGCCCCGGTGATCCGCGGCGAGATCATGATGCAGACCGACCTGGACTACGACTCGATCGCCAAGGCGGGTTCGATGCTGGGTTCCGGCGCCGTGATCGTGATGGACGAGACGCGCTGCATGGTCAAGGCGCTGGAACGCCTGTCGTACTTCTACTACGAGGAATCGTGCGGCCAGTGCACGCCGTGCCGTGAAGGCACGGGCTGGATGTACCGGATGATCCACCGCATCGAGCACGGCCAGGGCCGCCAGACCGACCTGGACATGCTGAACTCGATCGCCGACAACATCCAGGGCCGCACCATCTGCGCGCTGGGCGATGCCGCGGCGATGCCGGTGCGCGCGTTCATCAAGCAATTCCGCGAAGAATTCGAATATCACGTCGAGCACAAGCACTGCCTGGTGCCTGTGTCGGCCTTCTAA
- a CDS encoding NADH-quinone oxidoreductase subunit M — protein sequence MQSTINNLPPYLSLSIWLPILFGVIILAIGRDSRAGLVRVLALIGSIVSLLPTIPLFTQFDNAAHGIQFAESSPWIERFNIHYFLGIDGLSLWFVPLTAFITIIVVISAWEVIQERVAHYMGAFLILSGLMIGVFTALDGLLFYFFFEATLIPMYIIIGVWGGANRVYAAFKFFLYTFLGSLLTLVAIIYLYNKSGSWNILEWHQLPLTMTEQVAIFLAFFMAFAVKVPMFPVHTWLPDVHVEAPTGGSAVLAAIMLKLGAYGFLRFSLPITPDASQYLAPMVIVLSLIAVIYVGLVALVQKDMKKLVAYSSIAHMGFVTLGFFMFNAMGTQGAIMQMISHGFVSGAMFLCIGVLYDQAHSRQIADYGGVVNKMPKFAAFFILFSMANCGLPATSGFVGEFMVILGAVQFNFVTGILAATALILGAAYSLWMAKRVIFGKVANHHVAELVDLNNREFLMLGLLAIATLYMGLYPAPFTDTMQTSVADLLQHVSQTKLAQ from the coding sequence ATGCAGTCAACGATTAATAATCTTCCTCCTTACCTCAGCCTGTCGATCTGGCTGCCGATCCTGTTCGGCGTCATCATCCTGGCGATCGGCCGCGATTCGCGCGCCGGACTGGTACGCGTGCTGGCACTGATCGGCTCGATCGTCTCGCTGCTGCCGACGATCCCGCTGTTCACGCAGTTCGACAATGCCGCGCACGGCATCCAGTTCGCCGAAAGCAGCCCGTGGATCGAGCGCTTCAACATCCACTACTTCCTCGGAATCGACGGCCTGTCGCTGTGGTTCGTGCCGCTGACCGCGTTCATCACGATCATCGTCGTGATCTCCGCCTGGGAAGTGATCCAGGAGCGCGTGGCCCACTACATGGGTGCGTTCCTGATCCTGTCCGGCCTGATGATCGGCGTGTTCACCGCGCTCGACGGCCTGCTGTTCTACTTCTTCTTCGAAGCCACGCTGATCCCGATGTACATCATCATCGGCGTGTGGGGCGGTGCCAACCGCGTGTACGCGGCGTTCAAGTTCTTCCTGTACACGTTCCTCGGCTCGCTGCTGACGCTGGTCGCGATCATCTACCTGTACAACAAGTCCGGTTCGTGGAACATCCTCGAATGGCACCAGCTGCCGCTCACGATGACCGAGCAGGTGGCGATCTTCCTGGCGTTCTTCATGGCCTTCGCCGTGAAGGTGCCGATGTTCCCGGTGCACACCTGGCTGCCGGACGTGCACGTGGAAGCGCCGACCGGCGGTTCCGCCGTGCTGGCCGCGATCATGCTGAAGCTGGGCGCCTACGGCTTCCTGCGGTTCTCCCTGCCGATCACGCCTGATGCCTCGCAGTACCTGGCGCCGATGGTCATCGTGCTGTCGCTGATCGCCGTGATCTACGTGGGCCTGGTGGCCCTGGTGCAGAAGGACATGAAAAAGCTGGTCGCCTATTCGTCGATCGCGCACATGGGCTTCGTCACGCTGGGCTTCTTCATGTTCAACGCGATGGGCACGCAGGGCGCCATCATGCAGATGATCTCGCACGGCTTCGTGTCCGGCGCGATGTTCCTGTGCATCGGCGTGCTGTACGACCAGGCGCACTCGCGCCAGATCGCCGACTACGGCGGTGTCGTCAACAAGATGCCGAAGTTCGCCGCGTTCTTCATCCTGTTCTCCATGGCCAACTGCGGCCTGCCGGCCACCTCCGGCTTCGTGGGTGAATTCATGGTGATCCTGGGTGCCGTGCAGTTCAACTTCGTGACCGGCATCCTGGCCGCGACCGCGCTGATCCTGGGCGCCGCCTACTCGCTGTGGATGGCCAAGCGCGTCATCTTCGGCAAGGTGGCGAACCACCACGTGGCCGAGCTGGTCGACCTGAACAACCGCGAATTCCTGATGCTGGGTCTCCTGGCGATCGCGACCCTGTACATGGGCCTGTATCCAGCGCCGTTCACCGACACGATGCAAACCTCGGTGGCCGACCTGCTGCAGCACGTGTCGCAGACCAAGCTGGCCCAATGA
- the nuoK gene encoding NADH-quinone oxidoreductase subunit NuoK has product MTLSLAHYLVLGAILFAIAIVGIFLNRKNVIVLLMAIELMLLAVNTNFIAFSHFLGDAAGQIFVFFILTVAAAEAAIGLAILVLMFRNLDTINVEDLDSLKG; this is encoded by the coding sequence ATGACCCTGTCACTGGCACATTACCTGGTCCTGGGCGCGATCCTGTTCGCGATCGCGATCGTCGGTATTTTCCTGAACCGCAAGAACGTCATCGTGCTGCTGATGGCGATCGAACTGATGCTGCTGGCGGTGAACACCAACTTCATCGCGTTCTCCCACTTCCTGGGCGACGCGGCGGGGCAGATCTTCGTGTTCTTCATCCTCACGGTGGCGGCGGCGGAAGCGGCAATCGGCCTCGCGATCCTCGTGCTGATGTTCCGTAACCTGGACACCATCAACGTCGAAGACCTGGACAGCCTCAAAGGCTAG
- the nuoI gene encoding NADH-quinone oxidoreductase subunit NuoI, whose amino-acid sequence MTRVKDFIGSMMLTELIKGLALTGKYMFSRKITVQYPEEKTPMSPRFRGLHALRRYPNGEERCIACKLCEAVCPAMAITIESDERDDGTRRTTRYDIDLTKCIFCGFCEESCPVDSIVETHVLEYHGEKRGDLYYTKEMLLAVGDRYEADIAANRAADAAYR is encoded by the coding sequence ATGACTCGAGTAAAAGATTTTATCGGCAGCATGATGCTGACCGAACTGATCAAGGGCCTCGCGCTGACGGGCAAGTACATGTTCTCGCGCAAGATCACGGTGCAGTACCCGGAAGAGAAGACGCCGATGTCGCCGCGCTTCCGCGGCCTGCACGCGCTGCGCCGCTATCCGAACGGCGAAGAACGCTGCATCGCCTGCAAGCTGTGCGAAGCGGTGTGCCCGGCCATGGCGATCACGATCGAATCCGACGAACGCGACGACGGCACGCGCCGCACCACGCGCTACGACATCGACCTGACCAAGTGCATCTTCTGCGGCTTCTGCGAAGAATCGTGCCCGGTCGACTCGATCGTCGAAACGCACGTGCTGGAATACCACGGTGAAAAGCGGGGCGACCTGTACTACACCAAGGAGATGCTGCTGGCTGTCGGCGACCGCTACGAGGCGGACATCGCCGCCAACCGCGCCGCGGATGCCGCGTACCGCTGA
- the nuoL gene encoding NADH-quinone oxidoreductase subunit L — MTGLNPNLLLAVPLAPLAGSAIAGLLGTKFFGNVVNRKVATAATILGVLVAFLISFQVFMQVMDVKGIAYNETVYRWMTVAGVNLEVGFQIDSLTAMMMCVVTFVSLMVHIYTIGYMAEDEGYNRFFSYISLFTFSMLMLVMSNNFLQLFFGWEAVGLVSYLLIGFWYKRPTAIFANMKAFLVNRVGDFGFILGIGLILAYTGTMDYQEAFAKKDLLVNATLPGTDWMVITVACICLFIGAMGKSAQFPLHVWLPDSMEGPTPISALIHAATMVTAGIFMVSRMSPLFELSDVALSFILIIGSITALFMGFLGIIQNDIKRVVAYSTLSQLGYMTVALGASAYSVAVFHLMTHAFFKALLFLGAGSVIIGMHHDQDLRNMGGLRKYMPITWITSLLGSLALIGTPFFSGFYSKDSIIEAVHATNLPGAGFANFAVLAGVFITAFYSFRMYFRVFHGPENFGKAHAHGHDDHHAKHHDHATAKAAHGDPHALHDSDAHHEEEDDDHGHHGLAPGEKPHESPFVVWFPLAALAIPSVIIGFLAAGPMLHGDFFNGVITVDAAKHPAMAELNKMWHGPVAMALHGLQTAPFWLALAGVVASYYCYMVNPRVPAWFYDKFKFLHTLLDNKYYMDAFNQAVFAKGARVLGNGLWQVGDRAIIDGFVVNGSAKLVGWFSSLTRLAQTGYIYHYAFVMIIGILGFLVYFLPFWHA, encoded by the coding sequence ATGACGGGGCTTAACCCTAACCTTCTCCTCGCTGTTCCCCTCGCGCCGTTGGCGGGGTCCGCGATCGCGGGCCTGCTGGGCACGAAGTTCTTCGGCAACGTGGTCAACCGCAAGGTCGCCACGGCGGCAACGATCCTGGGCGTGCTGGTCGCGTTCCTGATCTCCTTCCAGGTCTTCATGCAAGTGATGGACGTGAAAGGCATCGCCTACAACGAAACGGTCTACCGCTGGATGACCGTGGCCGGCGTCAACCTGGAAGTGGGCTTCCAGATCGACTCGCTGACCGCGATGATGATGTGCGTCGTGACCTTCGTGTCGCTGATGGTGCACATCTACACCATTGGATATATGGCCGAGGACGAAGGCTACAACCGCTTCTTCTCGTATATTTCGCTGTTCACCTTCTCGATGCTGATGCTGGTGATGTCCAACAACTTCCTGCAGCTGTTCTTCGGCTGGGAAGCGGTGGGCCTGGTGTCGTACCTGCTGATCGGCTTCTGGTACAAGCGTCCGACCGCGATCTTCGCCAACATGAAGGCGTTCCTCGTGAACCGCGTGGGCGACTTCGGCTTCATCCTCGGCATCGGCCTGATCCTGGCCTATACGGGCACGATGGATTACCAGGAAGCGTTCGCCAAGAAAGACCTGCTGGTCAACGCGACGCTGCCGGGCACCGACTGGATGGTCATCACGGTGGCCTGCATCTGCCTGTTCATCGGCGCGATGGGCAAATCGGCCCAGTTCCCGCTGCACGTGTGGCTGCCGGACTCGATGGAAGGCCCGACCCCGATCTCGGCACTGATCCACGCCGCGACGATGGTTACCGCCGGCATCTTCATGGTGTCGCGCATGTCGCCGCTGTTCGAACTGTCGGACGTGGCACTGTCGTTCATCCTGATCATCGGCTCGATCACCGCGCTGTTCATGGGCTTCCTGGGCATCATCCAGAACGACATCAAGCGCGTGGTGGCTTACTCGACGCTGTCGCAGCTGGGCTACATGACCGTCGCGCTGGGCGCGTCGGCCTACTCGGTGGCCGTGTTCCACCTGATGACGCACGCGTTCTTCAAGGCGCTGCTGTTCCTCGGCGCCGGTTCCGTGATCATCGGCATGCACCACGACCAGGACCTGCGCAACATGGGCGGCCTGCGCAAGTACATGCCGATCACGTGGATCACGTCGCTGCTGGGTTCCCTGGCACTGATCGGCACGCCGTTCTTCTCGGGCTTCTACTCGAAGGATTCGATCATCGAGGCGGTGCACGCCACGAACCTGCCGGGCGCCGGCTTCGCGAACTTCGCGGTGCTGGCCGGCGTGTTCATCACGGCGTTCTACTCGTTCCGCATGTACTTCCGCGTGTTCCACGGTCCGGAAAACTTCGGTAAAGCCCATGCGCACGGCCACGACGACCATCATGCCAAGCATCACGACCACGCGACGGCCAAGGCCGCCCATGGCGACCCGCACGCGCTGCACGATTCGGACGCGCACCATGAAGAGGAAGACGACGACCATGGCCACCATGGCCTGGCACCGGGCGAGAAACCGCACGAGTCGCCGTTCGTCGTCTGGTTCCCGCTGGCCGCGCTGGCGATTCCTTCGGTGATCATCGGCTTCCTGGCCGCCGGCCCGATGCTGCATGGCGACTTCTTCAACGGTGTCATCACCGTCGACGCCGCCAAGCATCCTGCAATGGCCGAGCTGAACAAGATGTGGCACGGCCCCGTCGCGATGGCCCTCCACGGCCTGCAGACGGCACCGTTCTGGCTGGCCCTGGCCGGCGTCGTGGCGTCGTACTACTGCTACATGGTGAACCCGCGCGTACCGGCATGGTTCTATGACAAGTTCAAGTTCCTGCACACGCTGCTGGACAACAAGTACTACATGGATGCGTTCAACCAGGCCGTGTTCGCCAAGGGCGCGCGCGTGCTGGGCAACGGCCTGTGGCAGGTGGGCGACCGCGCCATCATCGACGGCTTCGTCGTCAACGGTTCGGCCAAGCTGGTGGGCTGGTTCTCGTCGCTGACGCGCCTGGCGCAGACGGGTTACATCTACCACTACGCGTTCGTGATGATCATCGGCATCCTGGGCTTCCTGGTGTACTTCCTGCCGTTCTGGCACGCCTAA
- the nuoG gene encoding NADH-quinone oxidoreductase subunit NuoG, which translates to MVEIEIDGKKVEVPPGSMVMDAANKLGTYIPHFCYHKKLSIAANCRMCLVEVEKAPKPLPACATPVSAGMIVRSHSEKAVQAQKSVMEFLLINHPLDCPICDQGGECQLQDLAVGYGKNNSRYEEEKRVVVPKEAGPLVSMKEMSRCIHCTRCVRFGQEVAGVMELGMLGRGEHAEITTFVGEAVSSELSGNMIDLCPVGALTSKPFRYSARTWELSRRKSVSPHDGLGANLIVQVKQGKVKRVLPLENEAINECWISDKDRFSYEALDSAERLTQPMLKQGGEWKEVDWQTALEYVAHGLKNIRHEHGPEAIAAYATAHSTLEELALLKKLASGIGSDNIDFRLRQTDFALDGQVTPWLGMPIADVSNLQRALVIGSFLRKDHPLLASRLRAAVKNGGQLTLIHATRDDSLITVANNIVAAPSDWLAALSGIVSAIASAKGEAAPSGFSGEFNDAAKAAAASLLSGEQKAVFLGNAAVHHPQASAIAAAAQWIANATGAKLGYLTEAANTVGGYIAGAFSQKAEAAFATPKKAYVLLNAEPEFDAANPAQAVAALKGAEMVVVMSAFKHGADYADVLLPVAPFAETSGTFVNCEGRAQSFNGTVKPLGEARPAWKVLRVLGNILGLPGFDYETSESVRDEVLGAGVTDVSAKLSNVSTIALKSSLFGAGDKLERIADVPIYFADALVRRSPPLQATVDAQAPKAVISAALAGQIGVKTGDMVQVLQGAGSAILEARVDAGLPANVVRVSAAHASTATLGDMFGPISVAKAGTAAGEGK; encoded by the coding sequence ATGGTTGAAATCGAAATTGACGGCAAAAAGGTAGAAGTCCCACCGGGTTCAATGGTGATGGACGCTGCCAACAAACTGGGAACCTACATCCCGCACTTCTGCTATCACAAGAAACTGTCGATCGCAGCGAACTGCCGCATGTGCCTCGTCGAGGTGGAGAAGGCGCCGAAGCCGCTGCCGGCCTGCGCCACTCCCGTCTCCGCGGGCATGATCGTGCGCTCGCACAGCGAGAAGGCCGTTCAGGCGCAGAAGTCGGTGATGGAATTCCTGCTGATTAACCACCCGCTGGATTGCCCGATCTGCGACCAGGGCGGCGAGTGCCAGCTGCAGGATCTGGCCGTGGGCTACGGCAAGAACAACTCCCGCTACGAGGAAGAAAAGCGCGTCGTCGTGCCGAAAGAGGCCGGCCCGCTGGTCTCGATGAAGGAGATGAGCCGCTGCATCCACTGCACCCGCTGCGTGCGTTTCGGCCAGGAAGTGGCCGGCGTGATGGAACTGGGCATGCTGGGCCGCGGCGAACACGCCGAGATCACCACCTTCGTCGGCGAAGCCGTCAGCTCCGAGCTGTCCGGCAACATGATCGACCTGTGCCCGGTGGGCGCGCTGACGTCGAAGCCGTTCCGCTACAGCGCCCGCACCTGGGAACTGTCGCGCCGCAAATCCGTCTCGCCGCACGATGGCCTGGGTGCCAACCTGATCGTTCAGGTCAAGCAGGGCAAGGTCAAGCGCGTGCTGCCGCTGGAAAACGAAGCGATCAACGAGTGCTGGATTTCCGACAAGGACCGCTTCTCGTACGAAGCGCTGGATTCCGCCGAACGCCTGACCCAGCCGATGCTGAAGCAGGGCGGCGAATGGAAGGAAGTCGACTGGCAGACCGCGCTGGAATATGTCGCGCACGGCTTGAAGAATATCCGTCACGAACATGGCCCCGAAGCGATCGCCGCCTACGCCACCGCGCACTCCACGCTGGAAGAGCTGGCACTGCTGAAGAAGCTGGCCTCCGGCATCGGTTCGGACAACATCGATTTCCGCCTGCGCCAGACCGACTTCGCGCTGGACGGCCAGGTCACGCCGTGGCTGGGCATGCCGATCGCCGACGTGTCGAACCTGCAACGGGCGCTGGTCATCGGTTCGTTCCTGCGCAAGGATCACCCGCTGCTGGCATCGCGCCTGCGCGCCGCCGTGAAGAACGGCGGCCAGCTGACGCTGATCCACGCCACCCGCGACGACAGCCTGATCACGGTGGCCAACAATATCGTGGCCGCGCCGTCCGACTGGCTGGCCGCGCTGTCGGGCATCGTCTCCGCCATCGCATCGGCCAAGGGCGAAGCGGCGCCAAGCGGCTTCTCCGGCGAGTTCAATGACGCCGCCAAGGCGGCCGCCGCGAGCCTGCTGTCCGGCGAACAGAAAGCTGTCTTCCTGGGCAACGCCGCCGTGCACCACCCGCAAGCGTCGGCCATCGCCGCCGCCGCGCAGTGGATCGCCAACGCGACCGGCGCCAAGCTCGGTTACCTGACCGAAGCGGCCAACACCGTCGGCGGCTACATCGCCGGCGCGTTCTCGCAGAAAGCCGAAGCCGCCTTCGCCACGCCGAAGAAGGCCTACGTGCTGCTGAACGCCGAGCCCGAGTTCGACGCCGCCAACCCGGCGCAGGCCGTGGCCGCGCTGAAGGGCGCCGAGATGGTCGTGGTGATGTCCGCCTTCAAGCATGGCGCGGACTATGCCGACGTGCTGCTGCCGGTCGCGCCGTTCGCCGAAACCTCCGGTACCTTCGTGAACTGCGAAGGCCGCGCGCAAAGCTTCAACGGCACCGTGAAACCGCTGGGCGAAGCCCGCCCGGCCTGGAAAGTGCTGCGCGTGCTGGGCAACATCCTCGGCCTGCCGGGCTTCGACTACGAAACCTCGGAATCGGTCCGCGACGAAGTGCTGGGCGCCGGCGTGACCGACGTCTCCGCTAAATTGTCGAACGTGTCGACTATTGCTTTGAAGTCTTCCCTGTTCGGCGCCGGCGACAAGCTCGAACGCATCGCCGACGTGCCGATCTACTTCGCCGACGCACTGGTGCGCCGTTCGCCGCCGCTGCAGGCCACCGTCGACGCGCAGGCGCCGAAGGCGGTCATCTCGGCCGCGCTGGCCGGACAGATCGGCGTGAAGACCGGTGACATGGTGCAGGTGCTGCAAGGCGCCGGCTCCGCGATCCTGGAAGCGCGCGTCGATGCCGGCCTGCCGGCCAACGTGGTGCGCGTCTCCGCGGCCCACGCTTCGACCGCGACGCTGGGTGACATGTTTGGCCCGATCTCCGTGGCCAAAGCTGGAACTGCAGCAGGGGAGGGCAAATAA
- a CDS encoding NADH-quinone oxidoreductase subunit J, whose product MTFTTVLFYVFAAIMVVSAARVITARNPVTAALFLVLAFFQAAGIWMLLKAEFLAVVLVLVYVGAVMVLFLFVVMMVDIDQTELRKNFWSYLPVASIVGGIIVLEMASVLWRSFGVETPVPEAANTIGTTKALGLLIYTQYIYAFEVAAVILLLAIVAAVALTLRRRKDIKYFDPGEAVRVKRNDRLKIVKMDAVKKEVASTVATKEAP is encoded by the coding sequence ATGACTTTTACAACCGTTTTGTTCTACGTGTTCGCGGCCATCATGGTGGTTTCCGCGGCACGCGTGATCACGGCGCGCAACCCCGTGACGGCGGCACTGTTCCTGGTGCTGGCCTTCTTCCAGGCAGCCGGCATCTGGATGCTGCTGAAAGCCGAGTTCCTCGCCGTCGTGCTGGTGCTCGTCTACGTGGGCGCCGTGATGGTGCTGTTCCTGTTCGTCGTGATGATGGTCGACATCGACCAGACCGAGTTGCGCAAGAACTTCTGGAGCTACCTGCCGGTGGCCTCGATCGTCGGCGGCATCATCGTGCTGGAGATGGCTTCCGTGCTGTGGCGCAGCTTCGGCGTGGAAACGCCGGTGCCTGAAGCGGCCAACACGATCGGCACCACGAAGGCGCTGGGCCTGCTGATCTACACGCAATACATCTACGCGTTCGAAGTGGCCGCCGTGATCCTGCTGCTGGCGATCGTCGCCGCTGTCGCGCTGACGCTGCGCCGCCGCAAGGACATCAAGTACTTCGATCCGGGCGAAGCCGTGCGCGTCAAGCGCAACGACCGCCTGAAGATCGTCAAGATGGACGCCGTCAAGAAGGAAGTCGCGTCCACCGTAGCAACCAAGGAGGCACCATGA
- the nuoE gene encoding NADH-quinone oxidoreductase subunit NuoE has protein sequence MLSEQCYKKIDRELAKYPADQRQSAVMASLAHAQVELGWLSPETMKEIADYIGMPAIAVQEVATFYNMYNLKPVGKHKITVCTNLPCALSGGVKAGEHLKQKLGIDYRDTTDDGEFTLLEGECMGACGDAPVLLVNNHRMCSFMNNDKLDALVEELKK, from the coding sequence ATGTTATCCGAGCAGTGCTATAAAAAAATCGACCGCGAGCTGGCCAAGTACCCGGCCGACCAGCGCCAGTCGGCCGTGATGGCCTCGCTGGCTCATGCCCAGGTCGAACTGGGCTGGCTGTCGCCTGAAACGATGAAGGAAATCGCCGACTACATCGGCATGCCGGCCATCGCCGTGCAGGAAGTCGCGACCTTCTACAACATGTACAACCTGAAGCCGGTCGGCAAGCACAAGATCACCGTGTGCACCAACCTGCCGTGCGCATTGAGCGGCGGCGTGAAGGCCGGCGAGCACCTGAAGCAGAAGCTGGGCATCGACTACCGCGACACCACCGACGACGGCGAGTTCACCTTGCTGGAAGGCGAGTGCATGGGTGCCTGCGGCGACGCGCCGGTGCTGCTGGTGAACAACCACCGCATGTGCAGTTTCATGAACAACGACAAACTCGACGCGCTGGTGGAGGAACTGAAGAAATGA
- the nuoH gene encoding NADH-quinone oxidoreductase subunit NuoH, with amino-acid sequence MALEFVNTINTAGADALGSAWPFVWTMIKLLCVLMPLLGMVAYATLWERKLIGFIQIRIGPNRVGPMGLLQPMADGIKMLLKEIVVPTKAAKSLFVIGPVMTIMPALAAWSVVPFGPEAVLANVNAGLLVLLAITSMEVYGIIIAGWSSNSKYSFMGAMRASAQMISYEIPMGFALVVILMVSGSLNFIDIVVSQQTGRFADMGVNFMSWNWLPLLPLFVVYLTSGLAEANRAPFDVVEGESEIVAGHMVEYSGMSYAMFMLAEYANIILVGALASIMFLGGWSAPFAFLEFGGGFGGFFWLFVKTFLIVSLFIWVRGTFPRYRYDQIMRLGWKVFIPLTLFWLVLVATWMQTPWNIWK; translated from the coding sequence ATGGCACTGGAATTCGTCAATACCATCAACACCGCCGGCGCCGATGCGCTGGGTTCGGCCTGGCCGTTCGTGTGGACGATGATCAAGCTGCTGTGCGTGCTGATGCCGCTGCTCGGCATGGTGGCCTACGCCACGCTGTGGGAGCGCAAGCTGATCGGCTTCATCCAGATCCGTATCGGCCCGAACCGCGTGGGCCCGATGGGCCTGCTGCAACCGATGGCCGACGGCATCAAGATGCTGCTGAAGGAAATCGTCGTGCCGACCAAGGCGGCCAAGAGCCTGTTCGTGATCGGCCCCGTGATGACCATCATGCCGGCGCTGGCCGCCTGGTCGGTGGTGCCGTTCGGCCCGGAAGCCGTGCTGGCCAACGTCAACGCCGGCCTGCTGGTGCTGCTGGCGATCACCTCGATGGAGGTGTACGGCATCATCATCGCCGGCTGGTCGTCGAACTCGAAGTACTCGTTCATGGGCGCCATGCGCGCCTCGGCGCAGATGATCTCGTACGAGATCCCGATGGGCTTCGCGCTGGTCGTGATCCTGATGGTGTCCGGCTCGCTGAACTTCATCGACATCGTGGTCAGCCAGCAGACCGGCCGCTTCGCCGACATGGGCGTCAATTTCATGTCGTGGAACTGGCTGCCGCTGCTGCCGCTGTTCGTGGTCTACCTGACCTCCGGCCTGGCCGAGGCGAACCGCGCACCGTTCGACGTCGTCGAGGGTGAATCGGAAATCGTCGCCGGCCACATGGTGGAGTACTCCGGCATGTCGTACGCGATGTTCATGCTGGCCGAATACGCCAACATCATCCTCGTCGGCGCGCTGGCATCGATCATGTTCCTGGGCGGCTGGTCCGCACCGTTCGCCTTCCTGGAATTCGGCGGCGGCTTCGGCGGCTTCTTCTGGCTGTTCGTGAAGACGTTCCTGATCGTGTCGCTGTTCATCTGGGTGCGTGGTACCTTCCCGCGTTACCGCTACGACCAGATCATGCGTCTGGGCTGGAAGGTCTTCATTCCCCTCACGCTGTTCTGGCTCGTGCTCGTCGCGACCTGGATGCAGACGCCGTGGAACATCTGGAAGTAA